The segment GCGCGGGTGGTCGTCTCCGTGCGCCGCGTCGTACTGCGACTGTCGAGCAGCTGCCCCCTGCAGGACCTGTGGCGATCCCTGGTTCCACGACTCCGCCTGATCCCGCCCGCCCCATCATGACCCGAAAAACAACCTGATCACCGCTTGGGGGTAAGGGGGCCCTGCGCGCTCCAACCTCCACCTTCGTCCCTCCGCTCACGCACAAAGCCGAAAAACTCCGTCCATCACCATTCGAAGATCACTGATGAAATATGCGGGTTAGGATCAGAGTCGCTGCACTTGTACCCAAAGTTAATCCATTCTCAGGGCGAGAAATCGGCCATCATCCGGTTGGGTAGAGGACTTACACCTCCGAGTAGCCGAACATGCTCGGCACACAAGCCAAACACCCGAACGTCTCCGTCCGGGCGTCGCGTGTTAGCCTGTGGGTCGGCCGATTTCACATCCGGCCTTTCAACGAGAGGGAACCCAACGCACTTCAAACAATCGGACGCTCGCAACAGAGACATTTTTATGTCCGCACTTCGGTACCCGGCCTCAATGTCTCGGGCTTAATATTTCGTTAAGCCGCAGTCAGTTGCGCACGCTGCTCACCTGCCTAGGCCTCCGTCCCTCCTTGGGTGATCAGCCAATACAATTCACACAGCCTGCTCACGATCTCTTCTGCCTTGAAACGATTCCTGCTCATGACCTTTCCTCCATGATCAAACCCCGAATCCTAACTATGGAGCTGGACCAGTTTCTGGGGGAAGGTCACGACGGCCAGATCGAGAAGGCAAGGGTCGAAAAAACTCCATTGAGAACTCCGGCCCTCTTCTAACTCGGTCTTAATGATGTTGGCTGCGTCGTCGCTTGCCAGGTGTCGAGCTTGTCGCGCCAGGTGGCGGCCTTCTCACTGTAGCCCAAGCCTGGTTCCGCCAAGTCCCATACGGCATAGAAGGTGATCAGACGGTTCAGGGCGGCGGCCCGTGCGGCTTCCGGCGCCTGCGATTGCAGTTCCTCGGCAAGGAGCAACGGTTCTGCCTCGGCGCGACGGTCCTGCGCGACGAGGCAATCGGCGAGGGCGTTGCGGGATTCGGAAATTTGGGTTTGCTTGGCGGACGGGTTGGCCAGTCGCGCCTCGAGGGCCTCGCGATAGAGCGTCTCGGCGTCGCCTTGTCGCCCCTGATTCATGACCGCATTGGCGACGAGCATGATTACTGCGGAAGTGCGGTTGTCCCCCGCTGCGTAGTTCGCGCGGGCCCAATCAAGCAACGCGCGGTATTGATCTTCGGCGCCGGCGTAGTCCCGGGCGGCGTCGAGAAAGGAGCCGAGGCTGAAGTTGCTGTTGAGGGTCGTACGGTGGCCGGCTCCGAGCTTTTCGGTGTTGATATCAACCGCGAGGCGGGAGAGTGGGATGGCGTCGGAGATACGGCCCGCCTGCTTGTAGATCCAGGCCAGCTCCTCTAATGCGGAGGCGGTTCGCGGATGGCGATCTCCAAAGAGCTGACGGTGTTGCTCGATGGACTGGTTGCCGAGTGATATGGCTTCGTCGAATTGCTTCCGATCTGAAAGCAGGCTGGCAAGGTTTGATAGACTCAGGGTGACGTCTGGATGCACTTCGCCGAAGAGACGGCGGCGCATGGCCAAGGCCTCGCGTGCAAGCGCCACGGCCTCCGCTGGATTCTCGCGATTTCGCCCCATGACGATGGAGAGTCGATCGAGTGCCCCAGCAAGAGTCTCGGAATCGCCTGCGCCGGTGAGCGCCCTTCGCCCATCCAAGACCTTTCGAAATACCGACTCAGCCTCCTTCGAATCATTCACGCGGAAGAGGACACCGCCGACACCACTGAGTGCGGTCAAGGCGTCGTCGGTTTCGCCCGCCCCTGCGCCACAGTACATGTCGTAGGACTCCTGGAAGGTGGCCTTGGCCTCGTCGTAGCGGCCCGTGGATTCGAGGACTTTCGCGAAGTCGATCAGCGCCCGGGCGATGGCGATGGAGTTCTCACCGGGGATTCCGCGCAAAAGTTCAACGGACCGGCGAGCGGTCTGCTCGGCCTTGTCGTAGACTGCCAGTTCATTGTAGACCACCGCGATGATCCGAAGGAGGCGACTGGCGACGGTCGGCTCGGTCGAAAGCTCCTTCTCGACGCGTTCGGCGGTGCCGTCAACGATTTCCCGCAGCAGCGTGGTATCCCGCCCCAGCGCCACTCCCGGACCAACTCCCTTTAGCATCGAGACGAGAAAGTCCGTGACTTGCTTCGAGGTTTGGGCTTCGGCAACGGCTTTCGCTTCGGCGGCGATGGCCAGATCCCGCTGTTCGCGCGCCTGCAGGAAGCCGCTGAAGGCGAGGCCCGAACCGACGATGATCGCCAGAGCGATCAAGGCCCCCGCTGTGACCGGGCTCCGATGGCGCCGGACGAACTTGCGCATCCGGTAGACGGCACTGGGGGGCGCCGCCACCACCGCTTCGCCGGAAAGATACCGCTGGATGTCCGCCGCCAGATCGTTTGCGGTTTCATAGCGCCGCGAGCGATCCTTCTCCAGACATTTCATTGCGATCCAATCGAGATCGCCACGAATCAGCTTGGACAATCTTGTCGGCTCGGTCTTGCGGCTGGCGGCGACCGAGGGCAGATCTTCCTTCATCGTCGACAACCGTGCGCTGGGCGTGGGTGGCTCGACCTCGCGGATGATCCGCTGAATCTCCGCATACCCCGCGCTGAGCAGTGTCTTGATGTCGAACGGCGTCGAGCCGGTCAGCAGCTCGTACAGCAAAACGCCGAGGCTGTAGACATCGGTACGCGTATCGATATCGAGTTCGGAAAGGCCGGCTTGTTCCGGGCTCATATAGGCCGGTGTGCCGATCATCTGGCGGAACTCGGTGAACAGCGTCTTTTCCGTGAGACGGCCGCCGGTGGCCTTAGCGATACCGAAGTCGATGACCTTCACCGTAGGTTTGTCGTCATGCCGGGAGACGAGGACGTTGTTTGGCTTGATATCGCGATGGATGATTCCTTTCTGGTGGGCATGCTGCACGGCCTGGCAAACGGAAATGAATAACTCCAGTCGATCATGCGGTGAGAGGTTGTGGGTATCGCAGTAGGTGGTGATCGGCACGCCCTTGACCAGCTCCATGACGAAGTAGGGCCGGCCGGTGTCAGTCGCACCGGCGTCGAGAACCTTGGCGATATTGGGATGATCCATGATCGCCAGGGCTTGCCGCTCCTGCTCGAAGCGGGCGATCACCTGGCGCGTGTCCATACCGAGCTTGATGACCTTAAGCGCCACGCGTCGACGAACCGGTTTTTCCTGTTCGGCCATATAGACCGTACCGAAACCACCCTCACCGATGACTTGGAGAAGTTTGTAATGACCAATGATTGTGCCGATGTCCGTTGCGTCGTCCGAGAGGTCGGCCATGTCTCGGGATGAGAGGTGAACGGCGCCTTCGCCGCCACTGGGTCGGGTAATGTCCAGTCCAGGCGCAGTGTCCGACGTGATGGCGTCGCTGATATTGGAAACAGGTGGCGCTATTTGATGGGCGATTTCGCCGCCCGGCGTCTTCAAAAAGTCGCCGAGCTCGCCCTCTGCCAAGAGCAATTTCTCGACGCGCGTCCGCAGCGCCGTATCACTGCCGCAGGCGCGGTCCAAATAGGCTATGCGCTTGGCAGGGTCCGCGATCTGACGGGCCTCGTAAAAGATCGATTCTGTGTCGAGAGGTCTGTCGGCCATGTCATCACCATCCTCTGCTGGCAAAACGTACCCAGACGGGCCGAATTCTCGTCAGGTCGCGATCCGTATGCGTACTCGCCGCACCAAGTCAAGCGCCAAATCGCACGAAATCACCTCATCGATGGAAGAATAATCATGTCAGAGGTGCTCCGCCGCAGCCTTGTCGCGCAGCTCAGTATACAGGTATACTCGCGCGTAGGCCCAGTACCGATCGGCGGTGGAGGTTGAGATGCGCAGGAACGCGGCCGCCTCCGGCAGACTCATCCCGCCGAAGAAACGGAGCTTCACCAGTTCCGCCTTGACAGGGTCTTCCGCAGCCAGCTTGGTCAAGGCTTCATCGAGATCGAGGATTTCATCCGGTACCGCATCAATCGTCACGTCCGCGGTGGTGAGATCGAAACGCCGCCCACCGCCGCCTCTTTTCTGACGTTTCTTGGCCCTAACACATTCGATCAGTATGCGCCGCATCGCTTCCGACGCTGCAGCCAGAAAATGGGCTCGACCATTCCATCGCCGTTCGTCGTTGCCGACCAATCGGACGTAGGCTTCGTGGACAAGGGCCGTCGCTTGCAGCGTTTGCCCCGGCTTCTCTTGGGCTAAGCGCTTGGCCGCAAGACCGCGGAGTTCTTGATAGACGAGCGGCAGGAGGTCGGGCGATGCCTTGGCATCACCAGCCTCGATGGCGATAAGAACGCGGGTGATGTCGGTATCCACAGGCCCATCATCGGTGATGGAGGCGTTAAATCCAAGGGGATTGCATTCTCGACATTTCCACCCGCCGTGTCGACCTGGGTGGCGTCGCCTGAGCCCTTTTGTTGTGCCCCTCACCACGGAACCAGAAACACGCGGGGGTTGCATTCGCCCTCATCGAGGAGAGTTCGACCCAGGCCCATGGCCAAGCCAACGTCGCGCGCGATTCGGCAAGAGACAAAAGGCAATTCGCCTCGTCGCGCAAATCCTTGCGACAACGGGCGTAAAAAGCCAAACGCCCGAACGTCTCCGTTCGGGCGTCGCGCGTTAACCTGTGGGTCGGCCGATTTCACAACCGGCCTTTCAACTAGAGGGAAGCCAACACTCTTCAAACAAGAGGATGTGCGCAACAGAGACACTTCGACATGAACGGTATGGGTTAGCAAAGGTTGAATGCCAATGGATGCCCTATGTCGTCATGTCCGCGATTATCCCTGCGATGTGGGACGCGATCCATTTTCAATACAGCCGTCCGCTACTCCCAATCGTGCGGACGTCTGTTTTCCTTCGCCCAACCAACAAACAGAGCCCGCCGGTGTGGCGGGCTCAAGGTTCCCACTCTCGGGCCGGAGAGTTGAGAACGGAGGCTCTCATGGAGCTATAACCGAATTTCGTTGATGGTGGCGGGATAAAAAAAGGCGGCGTACTCTCGGGACTTGTTCGAGGTTCCGAGCCGCCCACGATGGGCAGAGGAGTACGCCGATGCAGGAGAGTAACGAGTCGATCGAGACGATTCCAGTCCCCAGCCGAGACGTTTTGACGGAGATTCTGCGGGACGGGGCCCAACGGCTCCTGGGCCAGGCGATCGAGGCGGAGGTCGATGGCTGGATCGAAGGGCACGCCGATCTGCGCGATCCGCAAGGCCGCCGGCAGGTGGTCAAGAACGGCCATCATCCCACCCGGACCCTCGTCACCGGCGTCGGGCCGGTGGAGGTGACGCAGCCGCGGGTGTGGGACCGTCGGATCGTCGGCCGCGGCGAGGCCGGCGAAGCGTTGGATGCAAATGGCCAGGCCGTGGAGCGGTTCTGTTCGTCGATTTTGCCGCCGTACCTGCGGAAGACGAAGGCCATCGAGGAGTTGATCCCCTGGCTGTACCTCAAGGGCATCAGCACCGGAGACTTCAGCGAGGCCCTGCAGGCGCTGGTCGGTCCCCAGGCGGCGGGGCTCAGCGCCACGACGATCACGCGTTTGATGACGAGTTGGCAGGACGAGTACCAGTCATGGAATCGCCGCTCCCTGGAAGGCAAGCACTACGTGTACCTCTGGGCGGATGGGATTCACTTCAACATCCGCCTGGAGGAAGACCGGCAGTGCATTCTGGTGCTGATGGGCGCGAGGGCGGACGGCCGCAAGGAGCTGATCGCGGTGGTCGACGGCCATCGCGAGAGCGAGCAGTCGTGGTATTCGCTGCTGCTGGACTGCCAACAACGGGGCATGACGATCGACCCGAAGCTGGCCACGGCGGACGGAGCGCTGGGCTTCTGGGCGGCGCTGCCGAAGGTCTATTCGACGACCCGGGCGCAGCGCTGCTGGGTGCACAAGACGGCCAACGTGTTGGACAAGATGCCCAAGCGGGTGCAGACCGGCGCGAAGGCCAAGCTGCACGAGATCTGGATGGCGCCGACGCGGGAGAATGCGAACCAGGCGTTCGATCACTTCGTGGCCCACTACGCGGCCAAATACCCCGGCGCGGCCGAGTGCCTGGTGAAGGATCGCGAGGTGCTGCTGACGTTCTACGACTTCCCGGCCGAGCACTGGCGGCACCTGCGGACGACGAATCCGATCGAAAGTACGTTCGCCACGGTGCGGCTGCGTCACCGCCGGACCAAAGGCAACGGCAGTCGGATCGCGTGTCTGGCAATGGTGTTCAAGCTGTGCGAGTCCGCCGCGAACCACTGGCGGCTGCTCAATGGCGCGACGCTGCTTCCCGATGTCATCGCCGGTGTGAAGTTCGTCAATGGAGAAAAGGCCGAGAGAAACGCCGCCTGATTACCGCGTCATCAACGAAATTTGACCATTACTCGCTCTCATGGGGACCGACCTTAGCCCAGCAAACGGGCGGATCAACTCTTCTCCCTTGCCCGGTGCACCGATGGCCCGCATGCTGGGCTGGACAATCGGCTCGCCATGCAAGAGGCATGTGGCCCATCGATCATCGTTGTTTGGTCCCTGCCAACCGATGGGGGGCAGATCCTGGCGTGCTACCTGCCCGGCAATCGGCTGCGGGGAGTTTAGGTTTCGGGGGTACTCCGCGCCGGGTCACAAGGAGAGTGGTCAGTGGCGGTGAACTTGGATTCCAAGGCTCAAGCGTGTTGCCGACCAGTTCACCGATTGTCCGATGCACGGGAGATGTCAACCTTACCGATGTTTTTGATCCAGTACGGATTGCATTGAGTCTAAAGAAACTAGGTCCAAGCTGAGTTGAGGCGACCGATCGTGGTTTGGCCGTTAAGCGCTTGAAATCAAAAGCTTTATGGGTGGGTTTTTCGTCAGATTCTGAGTTGAAGTCACATAGGCGAAGACTAGCGAGATCAACGGAGGATCTCAAGACGCAGCGCACGAATCTTGAGCGGAGTGGGCCTGATAGTAACTAGACCTCGGTTACTGTAGAATCTTAGAAGGCTCGGAGCTCGTGAGGAGGCAAGAATGCGACGACATGCTCGGGCATCCGCCATTTATTCCCCCCCGAAGATATTCGCAATCGGCCCTTCCCACAGTAGGTCTTTTTGCCCTAATCGCGGGGCGCGTGGCGTTTCGTCTCAGTTGTCGGTGGCAGAGTATCGGAAACCTCTGGGTGACCGTAGCGCACGGCTGATCAGGCATTGTCGCAAGGCTCTGATTGCGTGCAGCTGGAGACAGTTTCATGGCCGCAAGAATGGCTATCTTGTCGATCTCGTTGTCGATCTTTGTACATGCATCTGCTTGGGGACAGAGTGTGCTGTATGTCGATGCGAGTGCACCGGGGGGTGACGGGAGCAGTTGGGGCCAGGCCTTCAACGATCTACAAACAGCGCTTGCAGCCGCCGGTTCCTCGGGTGGAGTTGTCAATGAGATTCGCGTCGCGACGGGTACATATCGCCCGGCAGCGCCCGGTGGAAGCCGGAACGCTAGCTTTCAGTTGATTAGCGGCGTATCGCTAAAAGGCGGCTATGCCGGCATCGTGTCGGGCACACCCGATGACCGGGACATCGACGCATACCCTACGATCCTGAGCGGCGATTTGAATGGCGACGACGTTGGTTTCAGCAACCGTGGCGACAACAGCTATCACGTTGTCTCGGGGAACGGCACAAACTCGACTGCCCAGTTGGACGGATTCGCGATCACAGGCGGCAAAGCAGACGGCCCCGGATTTCCAATCTTCGATACGCGCGGCGGTGGAATGCGCATCGCAGGGACCGGTGCGCCCACGGTTCTCAATTGCGACTTCACGTCGAATGAGGCTGAACAAGGCGGCGCCGTCAGTCTGTCGGGGGGAGCAAGTCCCTCGTTCACAGGCTGCACCTATTCAGGAAACGTGCAAGTCGGAACCGGCATGGGCGGAGCGGTGCTGATTCTTGACAGTAGCGCTGTCTTTTCAGAATGCGAATTCTCGTCAAATTCTGCGATCGGGACGGGCGGAGCCATTCATATACAGGGCTCCTCGGTAGCGGGCATGAGCAACTGCGGCTTTACGCAAAACACGTCTGGAGGCCTAGGCGGGGGCGTGATGTTGTCCGACGGCAGTATGACCCTAACCAACTGCGCATTTACGGAGAATCAAGCCGGCCACAGCGGCGGAGGCTTGCGCTGCTCAGGGGACAACCTTATTCTCAATTCCTGTCGATTCATCGCGAACTCTGCACAGCATGGGGGCGGCGGACTGAGCGGGAGCGGATCACAGCTCACCGCAGATTCGTGTGTATTCCTCGGTAATCATTGCGATTCTTTTTCCGGTAATGGCGGCGGCGGGTGTAATTGGTCAGACAACGGCCCATCCTTAATGACGAATTGTGTTTTCAGCGGGAACACGTCATCCGGAGAGGGTGGAGGCTTCGCCACGGATGTCACGATCTCGAACGCGACACTGCTCCACTGCGTTTTTTTCGGCAACTCTTCGCAACAGGCCGGTGGCGGCGTTTACAAAGGCAATGAGGGCTTTCTTCGCATTTACAACTCGATCCTGTGGAACAATTCGGACTCAACCGGAGATCCCACATCGTCGCAGGTTTACAGTGCATTGACGACGGTTTCGGCCAGCTACAACTGCATTCAAGGCATGCCGTCCACTATTCTCGGAACGGGAAACATCGATCTCGACCCGCTCTTCGTCGATGCGGACGGGCCTGACGATGTCGCCGGAACGAACGACGACGACCTTCACCTGCAGGGTATGTCGCCATGCATCAACCGGGGCATCGATTCAGCTCTTTCTGCGCCGACGACAGACTATGAGGGCGATCCTCGCCTTCAGCACTGCCGGGTTGACATGGGCGCCGACGAGACGGCGTACTTCTCTGATTGCAATATCAACTCGATCTCCGACGTGTGCGACGAGATGGGTGGTCTCAGCGGCGATTGCGATCATGATGGCATTCTTGATGTCTGTGAGGTCAATTCGGGGGCTACGGACTGCGACGAGAACGGCGTGCCCGATGATTGCGAGTTTCACGTCGGGGCCCTGAGCCTGCCCGGCGGGTCCGTCCACAATCCCATTAATGGTCACGATTACTTTGTAAGCCCCACGGTAACGGACTGGCCCGCGGCGGAGGCCTTCGCAGCAAGCCTGGGGGGCCACCTTGCCACCGTCGATGACGCTGCAGAGAACGCCTGGATCGTTCAAACGTTTGAGCCGCTCTACTCGGATACTCGACTCTTCATTGGATTGAACGACATGCATGTCGAGGGAACGTTCGTCTGGTCCGACGGCACTCCCGTCGACTATGTAAACTGGGGCAGCGGGCAACCGGACAACAACACCGGCAATGGAAACTGGGCGGGCCAGCAGTGGGGCGATATCGCACTTAGGAATTCCAGTCCGGTACTGGCGGGCCAATGGAGCGATGGAAGCGCCGGCCTGCGCGGGCTCATCGAATTCGCTCCCACCAATGACTGCAACAGCAATGGCATCCTAGACGCCTGCGATATCGGCAGCGGCACGAGTCTTGATTGCAATGGTGACGGGATTCCGGATGAATGCAGCCCGGACTGCAATACGAATGGAAACTCGGATGTATGCGACATTTACTCCGGCTCAAGCAATGACTGTGACGGGAATCTGGTTCCGGATGAATGCGAGGTCCCACCGCTCGGCATGGGGCCCGATTGTGACGAGAACGGCGTACCCGACGCGTGCGATCCGGATGTCAATACCAACGGCATCGTGGATGCATGTGAGATGTTTCAATCCGTTTTGTATGTCGATAGCTCCGCAGCAGGGGCCGGCAACGGGCTGAATTGGGGCGACGCATTTACCGATCTGCAATCGGCGCTCGCCTATGCCCGTGCTTCGTCTGGCGTGGTCGAACAGATCTGGGTAGCAGAAGGCGCGTTTTCGCCGTCACATTGCCAGCCGGGTGAGTGCAACGCCGCTTCGGGTAAGCGAAGCATCTCCTTCGATCTTGTGGATGGCGTGGCACTGTACGGCGGGTTTCCTGCAGGCGGAGGGAGCGGCGTCTTCGGAGATCGTGATCCAGCCATTCATGCCTCCGTGCTCAGCGGTGATCTTTCGGGGAATGACACTGCGGATCCGGCGACGCTAATCGAAAACAGCCTTCACGTGGTCCGAGCTGACGGGGTCGGCGCAGGGACTTTGCTTGATGGGTTTACCGTTCGCGCCGGCAACGCGGATCGGATTGACCAGGCCGATCGCGAAGGCGGCGGTCTGTCTATGTCCAACAGCACATTAACCGTTCGTGCCTGCACGTTCCTGGAAAACCACGCGGTGCATCGAGGCGGGGCGGCGCGCGGGTCCGACGGGACTGTGCTGTTCGATCAATGCAATTTCGTGAATAACTTCGCAGAAGCCGCGGGCGCGGTTTACGACGACGGTTCGACATCCACTTTTACCGAATGCTCATTTCAGCAGAACACCGCGATGGGTGGCTCGGGCGGCGCCCTTCAGTGCACCATCGAGAGTACGACGACGCTCGAGGATTGCCAGTTTCTTGGGAACGCTTCAGGGCCCGGGGATGGGGGCGCTGTCAACAGCGAAGGCGTCGTGACCATACGTCGAAGCAGATTCCACGGCAATCATGCGCAAAACGCGGGTGCCGTCAGAATCGCCGGGCTGATTGAGAGTTCGACTTTCACCGGCAATTCGGCCGATTC is part of the Planctomycetia bacterium genome and harbors:
- a CDS encoding tetratricopeptide repeat protein yields the protein MADRPLDTESIFYEARQIADPAKRIAYLDRACGSDTALRTRVEKLLLAEGELGDFLKTPGGEIAHQIAPPVSNISDAITSDTAPGLDITRPSGGEGAVHLSSRDMADLSDDATDIGTIIGHYKLLQVIGEGGFGTVYMAEQEKPVRRRVALKVIKLGMDTRQVIARFEQERQALAIMDHPNIAKVLDAGATDTGRPYFVMELVKGVPITTYCDTHNLSPHDRLELFISVCQAVQHAHQKGIIHRDIKPNNVLVSRHDDKPTVKVIDFGIAKATGGRLTEKTLFTEFRQMIGTPAYMSPEQAGLSELDIDTRTDVYSLGVLLYELLTGSTPFDIKTLLSAGYAEIQRIIREVEPPTPSARLSTMKEDLPSVAASRKTEPTRLSKLIRGDLDWIAMKCLEKDRSRRYETANDLAADIQRYLSGEAVVAAPPSAVYRMRKFVRRHRSPVTAGALIALAIIVGSGLAFSGFLQAREQRDLAIAAEAKAVAEAQTSKQVTDFLVSMLKGVGPGVALGRDTTLLREIVDGTAERVEKELSTEPTVASRLLRIIAVVYNELAVYDKAEQTARRSVELLRGIPGENSIAIARALIDFAKVLESTGRYDEAKATFQESYDMYCGAGAGETDDALTALSGVGGVLFRVNDSKEAESVFRKVLDGRRALTGAGDSETLAGALDRLSIVMGRNRENPAEAVALAREALAMRRRLFGEVHPDVTLSLSNLASLLSDRKQFDEAISLGNQSIEQHRQLFGDRHPRTASALEELAWIYKQAGRISDAIPLSRLAVDINTEKLGAGHRTTLNSNFSLGSFLDAARDYAGAEDQYRALLDWARANYAAGDNRTSAVIMLVANAVMNQGRQGDAETLYREALEARLANPSAKQTQISESRNALADCLVAQDRRAEAEPLLLAEELQSQAPEAARAAALNRLITFYAVWDLAEPGLGYSEKAATWRDKLDTWQATTQPTSLRPS
- a CDS encoding RNA polymerase subunit sigma, with product MQPPRVSGSVVRGTTKGLRRRHPGRHGGWKCRECNPLGFNASITDDGPVDTDITRVLIAIEAGDAKASPDLLPLVYQELRGLAAKRLAQEKPGQTLQATALVHEAYVRLVGNDERRWNGRAHFLAAASEAMRRILIECVRAKKRQKRGGGGRRFDLTTADVTIDAVPDEILDLDEALTKLAAEDPVKAELVKLRFFGGMSLPEAAAFLRISTSTADRYWAYARVYLYTELRDKAAAEHL
- a CDS encoding IS256 family transposase, producing the protein MQESNESIETIPVPSRDVLTEILRDGAQRLLGQAIEAEVDGWIEGHADLRDPQGRRQVVKNGHHPTRTLVTGVGPVEVTQPRVWDRRIVGRGEAGEALDANGQAVERFCSSILPPYLRKTKAIEELIPWLYLKGISTGDFSEALQALVGPQAAGLSATTITRLMTSWQDEYQSWNRRSLEGKHYVYLWADGIHFNIRLEEDRQCILVLMGARADGRKELIAVVDGHRESEQSWYSLLLDCQQRGMTIDPKLATADGALGFWAALPKVYSTTRAQRCWVHKTANVLDKMPKRVQTGAKAKLHEIWMAPTRENANQAFDHFVAHYAAKYPGAAECLVKDREVLLTFYDFPAEHWRHLRTTNPIESTFATVRLRHRRTKGNGSRIACLAMVFKLCESAANHWRLLNGATLLPDVIAGVKFVNGEKAERNAA